The DNA region CAGCTTAAATAAGTGGTGATACCACAGTGAATAGATTATTCCTGTATGTGGTGAGGGAATTCTCCTGAAGTTTTAATATATTGTTATCACTTTGTGTTCAAGTAGTGTATGCAATAAAATGACAGACCCCCTTATGAAGGGCTTGCAATATAAATATCCAAAAAAAGACGAAGGCTCTGTATATAATCCCTGTTTGCAGCTGGGATGCTAGGAAATGGAGATGAAATGAGTCTGTGAAAATTGCAGGGAAGTCTGTAGCGTAGACTTGGTGCTCCTGAAGACTGGAGTAGGCAGAGGAATAATTGTAATGTATATAGAGATGTAGTTTTCTGAATGAACGTTTGTTTGTTACCCTTTAAGGCAAGATCCAGCCTAGAATTTGCTTCTGGTTTAGTCTCAGAAGATGTTGATCTGGAAGAAGGTACAGGTTCCTATCCCTCTGAACCAATGCTGTGCAGTGAAGCTGCTGATGGTGAAATACCACATTCCTTAGAAATGCTCTACCATTCTGCTGAGTGTACCAGTGCCACTGATGCCTTGATTGTTCTAGTACATCTTCTCATGATGGAGACAGGCTATGTACCTCAGGTAAGTGCACAATCAAACAGGAAATTCCTTGGTCAGTAGGAGAAAGCTTTGGAATATCATGGGAACATATGGTGCAAAACATATCTGAAACTCTACTTCTGGCTGTGTGTATGTCAGTCAGCAGCAGGGGCTGCTGAAGTATCAGCTTCTCTAATTTGCCTGACCAGTATGACTTAAGGCTAAAGACTAGAGCAGCATTTAGATATAGGAGAAGAGGCCTGTCTCACTGTTTCTTTGTCTCCGGCATCTCTGGGACCCAGCTAATAACCTCCCACTTCTGCTATCTACTGTTGAGATTGTATAGATGTTGCTTAGGTTTAGCTCTAGGATCAGGGACTGTGTGCATTCAGTGCTTCTGTACTGAACTAACTGTGTAAGTGTACTTGTATCTCTACCCTGTTATGAAAACATACTCTCCCTTGTTGTTTCTTCATCctgctgtgtaaaaaaaaaaaaaaaaaaaaaaaaaaatctgttttataaaaGTACATGTTTCACAGCAATGTTTTATATTAACATCTGTTCCTTAAGTTGAAATAGGGGGTTATTCTTGTGCATACAGGATCCGTAAGAACGAGTTACTTTATTGCAATACTGCCTTCAACATCAAtatcttctcagtggtatccggTTGAAATGGTTAACAAGGCCTAGGTCTGCCAAAATATTCCTGGTTCCACTAACCTATATAGATATCTAACTCATACTCAAGCACCTACAGCATTATCCATATGCACTGTATGAATTCAACTTTTCCCTTTAGATTTTCAGACCTGTGTTAGGTGTTCACTAGCAAATGACTGAACCTGCTGAAAATGACTTGCTGTCAGTGGAAGTGGTTTAAATTCTCATGTTTTTCCTTGCTGTGAGGCTGACTAAGAACATGCATGGGGTCAGTTTAGGTGTTCTGTTGACCAATACCAATTTAATAAATGTGCTAACTTAATTACATTCCCATAGCCTGTAATATTATCTGACAAGCATGTTTGCTGctgagaaaaaaagtttttgtttatGTCAGTCAGCAGCTTTGGAAGTAGGGAAGATAGTTGTGAAAATTTATGAGGAAGCAAAGGGAGTCTAATTGTACTTGAGTTATGTTGTATCCCCATATGGGATTCCAAATGGGGGTTCTCATACtgaaattgaaaggaaaaagtgtTAGTCCACTCAGATTTCCAAGTGGATTTCAAACTATGATTCTTCAAGCCCTGTTCATAAAAGGTACAATGATGTGGTTTTTATGCAGCAAGTTCATGTACAATCAGGGGTTACCAGAGGTGCTAGAATGAAAGACAGAATGAAGTACAGTTTTCAAAGAAGTGGCCTTAAGTCTGTCTACTGAATAACCTTCCCTGTCAGAAACTGGGACAGAACACAGAATTCCTGAATTTCTCCTTAGATTTGCTGTGAGGCATGGGGGTAAATAGTATATAATCATGCAATCGCATTATATATCATAATGCACAGTtggattaaattaaaatttaaattgcagTGTAATTTTGGCATTTCCGAACTTTTAATCCTCTTTTTGCCCTCAGTCTTGGTACATTGCTCAGGTATGACAGTGTTATCTCTGTGTACTTCTAGGGGACAGAAGCCAAGGCAGTGTCTATGCCAGAGAAATGGAGAGGGAGTGGTGTTTATAAACTACAGTACACGCATCCCCTTTGCGAAGAAGGTGCTGCTGGTTTGACTTGTGTGCCTTTGGGAGATCTTGTTGTCATTAATGGTAAGCTAGTCATGTTTTTAGCCTGGATACACATTGCTAAATGTCACCATTCTTTAGGAAGTGAAACTGAAATCAATGTTTAGAACTGCACCTTGATTATCCAGGTTACTGAGGTGAAAGAGATGCCACTATATTACACTGTATATTCCTGGCATTCCTTTGTCTCTGTGTTaaccttttctttccctcaaaaCAGTACAGAGCAATGCTTGGGGGATTCAGCTGGCCTTTTCGTTGTAAAGTTGTAaaaatctcttttattttctcatttgatAAGAACTTTGATATACATTGCCAAATATTAAAATAGGTAGATTTGCTCCAGCATCAGTATTTTGTCTCGTCTCATGTTCTTTGCGATACTTATAAATAGCTTATAGAATTTGTGTTCTTTAGTTTTAATGTATAATCTTCCCTGTCTTTCCTGAAGCACATGAACAGTATCTCTAACTGTGGTCTCAAAAACTGTATTTAGTTAAAACTTTTCAATCCAGAAAGTTTAGGAAAGTCTTAATTTTTTGAAGCAActtctcttttactttttttttcttatttaccgTTTACCCAATTCCTCATTTTTGAAGAACCACTATTAAATTGGGACTTGATTCTAATGTCAGGATATCTTTTTATTAAAGTTTGTAGATTTATTTGTAAAACTTGTAACTGATTATGCCCATTTATATAAGCACATACACTGTATTTTCTCAGAACATGTGTGTATTTTGCTCTCTAAAATTAGGATAAAATGCTTTAATAAGTCAGGTTAAGGTTAAATTTCAGACAATGTTATAATTACCCTGCATATAGCATTCATGTAGTAAGATTGTTCAGTCTTTCAGCAGAGTTTCAAGTATTGGAGTTAATGTTTCTTTCATGACTTGATTATAATAATGGCTCTCTGTGTACCACTTTTAGCTGTGTTGCATCTCTTTCCATGTGATAGAACTGTTGAAGGCAACACTAGCTTTTTGTCAGCaaaatctctgtttcttttctgctattttaagttccactctttttttttttttcttctcaaaaatttTACTTGTCCAGCTGCCTGATATAATTGGGTATTTCCTCCTAGAGGGGAGGCTAGtgagggaagaaaataaaatgcccCTGAGGATAAGGCAGTAATGAAGTGATTTTTATTATCTGTCAATatggtttttaatttttaaatgtctttttcttaTATTTGCAGGAACTTTAAAAATCAACAAAGAGATTAAAGGTGTGAAGAGAATACAGCTATTGCCAGCATCCTTTGTTTGCTTTCAGGAACCAGGTATGATTGTGCTATAATACTTGTAAGAGTAGACTGAAATGTAAGGGAGTGGCACAATGGGGAAGGATATACTTGGGCAGAGGACTGAATTGTTTaggataacaaaaaaaaaaaaaaaagaagtggttaCCATTTAGGTGAGACATAACTTTGTGGTAAAAGGAATTCAGAGTGTAGCCATTAACTCACATTTAGCTGTTAAAACAATTTGAATTTCCTGGATTAGCTGAGTAAGTGAAGAATCTTGCAAAGTCTGAGTCATCTTTTGGCTCATATGCATGTTATTTATGAGCTCCTAAATGTATGTGTGAATCTCTGAGGCAGCAATGCAGGATTATACTCCCCTTTTTCATGGACTTAGGTTGATAGTACATACACTCTTGTTATGGCATCATAATAGTTATATTCTTTTCATTGGAAAATATGTGCTGACTGCATAAGTCTCTCCAGAACTCCAAAATGAGAGAAAAACTAAggcagggggaggagagaagggcagaTGGATATGGATCCTTTGTGAGCACAGACCTGACTAGTCTTTTGTTTTCTGGAGTATGCATGAATTGAATTGTTGCCAGTTGATGCTGACTTGGTTTCCTACACTGCGTCCCAGTTGCTGGTGTGCCCGGCTAGTCAAAAGGCTGTAGAATAACTGAGCACTGAGATGTGTCCAAGACAACGGTAGAACCTTCTGAGGTTCAGAGATTTCCTcccacctcttcccccccccgccaccttTAATCATGCAAAACTCATGCAAATTAGAGTTCTGCTTGTAAGAAAATGACAGTCTCTCTGCTCTTGCGTAATTTTTTCATAATAACCTGAAATTAAGCTTTTGGCATCTCTGTTTTGATAGAAAAGGTTGCAGGTGTTTACAAAGACCTTCAGAAGTTATCCCGTCTCTTTAAAGACCAGCTGGTGTACTCTCTTCTGGCTGCTGCCCGACAAGGTAAGAGAAAATACTTAGAATTTGAGCTGGTAGTTCTTTTCTGAGGATGGAAAGAGGATTTTCTATGCAAAGTCTCAAGGGAAAAGTGTTCGAAACAGCTGTTCAGTGCTGGGTACAAAAAGAGTAAGACTAAAGTAATGCATACATTCTAAAGAAATTAGATTAATCTTCCTATTTCAAAAGTTTTACTATAATGATTATTTCCAGTTTTTAAGTTTGATTGCTCAAGATGAAAAACTCTCTCTGGTCTCACTTAATAGACTGAAGTGGTATGGCTGTTTTCCGCACCTGATATTGAGGAAAATAATAGCACAATAATTTCATGGCAGCAGTTCTGTAGTTTTGATCCTTTTCTGTCAATGTAAAAAAAACTtctatatttgaaaaatacagaaaaaaaatgcgtATTTGGGAGTCTGACCCCCAGGAATTATGTTCTTAGTAATTGAGGGTTTGGAAAGGATGATGAAAAGCAACCCAAGCTGGTGTTTGTGAAGCAGTAGGAAGTCCAGCTGTCCCTGCATAGGTATTGGCATAAGAGATCTTGGCTTTCTATGCTGAAGACAACTCAGTTGAATTCCCTCTAGACTTCATTGTGAAGAGGTTTTATGTCAAACATATGCTTTGTATCTAATGCGTTTTTTGTGAATTAATGAAAttgagcaggttttttttttctttatctcttgCAGCCTTTGTTCTGTAGCGTATAGAACATAGAGTTTTGGGGTGCTTCTCGTACGTACAAGGACCAATAATGTTCATTATAAAGTGCCACTTGGCCTATTTTATGCACTCCACAAATATACTGAGAGCTGCAAGAGATCTGTTTTAAAGTGCTGTGAGGAGACTTCTTATAAGTGGTGCAGCTgaggcagcaaagggaaatgATTTAAGGGAATGACACTAATGTCCTTCGCTTCTTCTAGGGTTTTTAGGGCTAGAGTAAACTCTACACCATTATAGGTAAAGCTTCTGTTTCTTCCACTTTGTAGCTCTGAACTTGCCAGACGTATTTGGGTTAGTGGTCCTTCCTCTTGAGCTGAAGCTTCGGATTTTCAGACTTCTGGATGTCCGTTCgctcatctctctctctgctgtttGCCATGATCTTTACACAGCTTCAAATGACCAACTTCTTTGGAGGTTTATATATCTGCGAGATTTTCGAGGTAATGTTGAGACACGTGTTTTCTCTAATTACAGTCCTACGTGAACAGAGGGATTAGGTCTGACAGATTTTGGTAAGAGGTGCCTCAGGCAACTACTATTTTTTGAACACTGAGAGTAAATGCAGTCATTTGTAATACTGACCAGTACAGCTGGTCAGACATAATGCAGGTGGATGCTCTCTTCTTGCCATGAAAACTAGTGACAATCTACTGAGCCATTACTGATGGACCACAGAGATCTGCCCATCATGTTGTGTAGACTGTCCTTGTCTTCCACTGTTTCTCTAGTTACCTCAGTGTGCTGGCTATTGCAGATGTTAGGGAATGGAGGGAAGAGGTATTCTTGCAAGAATCCCTCACAAGAGTTTGAAGAACTAAGGTGGTCAGGGAAGTGCTGTCAGAAATCAGAAACTGTTGGGGTCAGTGTTTCTGGGATTTATCTAGTTACTGATTAAGTCTTGGAGATGATGCTTTGTGTAGAACAGGGTGTATGAGTAAACTATCTACTGAGTGGTCCtggagctttatttttttaagttgcagTATCTCTGTAAGAAATGTGTTGCtcaaaagtttttcctttttaattgttttttgtcTCCTGATTCTTCTGTAAGTCTCCAAAAAACCGCGGGCATCCTTGGCGTAAATGCTACTTAAAAATAAGATTgctctttttaatttttgcttctctttgtagATCCTATTGCAAGGCCTCGTGACACAGACTGGAAAGAAGTAGGTGGCTACTTCATATAATCTCTCTGAGATTAGTCTCCATGGGCTAGTTTGAGGATAAGGCTTAGGCTTTGGGAGGCAGTGACATTgagttaaattttaaattaagtgtGGCGTTCTCTGTGCACGCAGTAACTTTGGTTAGAGTAGGAGAAAATAGCATCAAAGTCACAAAGGGCATGCGCAAATCGTGGAGGGGGGATCTTCCAGAGATGCCTTTGGAAGACGGTGGAAGTGTTCTGGGCTTTAAGACCGGTGAGGAGTACTTCTCTGAGAAGTGCTGAAGAACTGAAcacaagtgctgaagctggaACACAAAGCACTTCTAGAGCTTTAAAATACCTTTGTTTCTGTCTGCAGTTGTACAAGAAAAAATTGAAACAGAAGAAGGATGCCCTGAGATGGAGGCATACGATGTTTCTGCCTCCTACACCTCATCCAATCCCCTTTCATCCCAACCCATTCTATCCTAATCCCTTTCCTCCCAACCCATTCCCATCAAATCCAATTTATCCTCCAATGATCATTGGTGGAGAATATGCTGAGAGACCAACACTTCCATATGCTGGAGACCCAATTAACTCTCTCATTCCTGGCCCAGGGGAAGCACCAGGCCAGTTTCCTCCATTCAGACCACATTTTGACCCAATTGGTTCCTTGCCTGGAGCAAACCCTACACTTCCAGGACGAGCTGGTCCCAATGACAGGTTTCCACCCAGACCCAGCCGAGGCCGCCCCATGGACATTCGCCGTGCATTCATTtgactgctgctttttccttcagtggGTTTTCTGGTTTCTGAACTTGCTTTCTAACTGCAGGAGATTGCAAAAC from Apteryx mantelli isolate bAptMan1 chromosome 1, bAptMan1.hap1, whole genome shotgun sequence includes:
- the FBXO7 gene encoding F-box only protein 7 isoform X3, which encodes MKLRVRLQKRTAPLEVQGAEPTLGELRAQLRQALLPAWGCSIDTQFSITLNNKDALTEDQKTLASYGIVSGDLICLLLEEANAKPSLPRPSSSTPPPLQNSHEPSTSIPNKSQASSPKEERQNGLPDNQKAHAEVQKNDDTARSSLEFASGLVSEDVDLEEGTGSYPSEPMLCSEAADGEIPHSLEMLYHSAECTSATDALIVLVHLLMMETGYVPQGTEAKAVSMPEKWRGSGVYKLQYTHPLCEEGAAGLTCVPLGDLVVINGTLKINKEIKGVKRIQLLPASFVCFQEPEKVAGVYKDLQKLSRLFKDQLVYSLLAAARQDPIARPRDTDWKELYKKKLKQKKDALRWRHTMFLPPTPHPIPFHPNPFYPNPFPPNPFPSNPIYPPMIIGGEYAERPTLPYAGDPINSLIPGPGEAPGQFPPFRPHFDPIGSLPGANPTLPGRAGPNDRFPPRPSRGRPMDIRRAFI
- the FBXO7 gene encoding F-box only protein 7 isoform X2, giving the protein MRCLTGIDTQFSITLNNKDALTEDQKTLASYGIVSGDLICLLLEEANAKPSLPRPSSSTPPPLQNSHEPSTSIPNKSQASSPKEERQNGLPDNQKAHAEVQKNDDTARSSLEFASGLVSEDVDLEEGTGSYPSEPMLCSEAADGEIPHSLEMLYHSAECTSATDALIVLVHLLMMETGYVPQGTEAKAVSMPEKWRGSGVYKLQYTHPLCEEGAAGLTCVPLGDLVVINGTLKINKEIKGVKRIQLLPASFVCFQEPEKVAGVYKDLQKLSRLFKDQLVYSLLAAARQALNLPDVFGLVVLPLELKLRIFRLLDVRSLISLSAVCHDLYTASNDQLLWRFIYLRDFRDPIARPRDTDWKELYKKKLKQKKDALRWRHTMFLPPTPHPIPFHPNPFYPNPFPPNPFPSNPIYPPMIIGGEYAERPTLPYAGDPINSLIPGPGEAPGQFPPFRPHFDPIGSLPGANPTLPGRAGPNDRFPPRPSRGRPMDIRRAFI
- the FBXO7 gene encoding F-box only protein 7 isoform X1 → MKLRVRLQKRTAPLEVQGAEPTLGELRAQLRQALLPAWGCSIDTQFSITLNNKDALTEDQKTLASYGIVSGDLICLLLEEANAKPSLPRPSSSTPPPLQNSHEPSTSIPNKSQASSPKEERQNGLPDNQKAHAEVQKNDDTARSSLEFASGLVSEDVDLEEGTGSYPSEPMLCSEAADGEIPHSLEMLYHSAECTSATDALIVLVHLLMMETGYVPQGTEAKAVSMPEKWRGSGVYKLQYTHPLCEEGAAGLTCVPLGDLVVINGTLKINKEIKGVKRIQLLPASFVCFQEPEKVAGVYKDLQKLSRLFKDQLVYSLLAAARQALNLPDVFGLVVLPLELKLRIFRLLDVRSLISLSAVCHDLYTASNDQLLWRFIYLRDFRDPIARPRDTDWKELYKKKLKQKKDALRWRHTMFLPPTPHPIPFHPNPFYPNPFPPNPFPSNPIYPPMIIGGEYAERPTLPYAGDPINSLIPGPGEAPGQFPPFRPHFDPIGSLPGANPTLPGRAGPNDRFPPRPSRGRPMDIRRAFI